The Triticum aestivum cultivar Chinese Spring chromosome 3A, IWGSC CS RefSeq v2.1, whole genome shotgun sequence genome includes a region encoding these proteins:
- the LOC123063626 gene encoding putative disease resistance protein RGA4 gives MAELVATMVVGPLLSIVKDKVSSYLLDQYKVMEGMEEQHRVLKRKLTAILDVIDDAEQTASHRAGAKAWLEEVKRVAYEANGVFDEFNYEALRREARKNGHYGELGFNAVKLLTTHNRFSFHDRMGKKLCRIVQAIEVLVAEMNTFGFKYQQQAPESMRWRQMDHVIFDPKKIISRSRSRDTKNIVGTLLGQANNADLSVVPIVGVGGLGKTTLAQLIYNEPEIQKHFELLIWVCVSDSFDVDSLAKRIVAFHLEKDVVEAAASKKSPLDSLQDVLSGHRYLLVLDDVWNRESDKWEKLKDRLTHGANGSVVLTTTRDEGVAKIMGTVKPYNLAALEDNFIKEIIETRAFSLQKEEERPAVLVNMVDEIVKRCRGSPLAATALGSVLRTKTSEEEWKAISSRSNICTEESGILPILKLSYNELSSQMKQCFAFCAVFPKDYEIDVDKLIQLWIAHGFIQDNKEVSPETIGKRIFSKLASSSFFVDVKQGKATSYERMVGGSYYKRTCKIHDLMHDVALSTMENECGFAPEEPNRIEWLPDTARHLLLSCEKPEIVLNDSLARKSPAIQTLLCDSYMEHPLQHLSKYSTLKALQLHTQRSPFPLKSKHLHHLRYLDLSRSDFEALPEDISILYNLQTLKISGCQELCRLPRQMKYMTALRHLYSHDCPKMSSMPGDLRKLMSLQTLTCFVAGRTSSECSNVGELQHLNLGGQLELNQLENVTEEDAKAANLGKKKELRELTLKWTIGSRDDARVLECVKPHGGLQSLRIESYGGTTFPTWMAMSLNMVEIHLSYCKNLQWLFSSGASFSFPNLKEFTLRGLECLEGWWESSNMEQGKEVVFPQLEKLHILDCAKLTTLPEATLLGESYGRMERSAFPMLKVLELRYLRSFERWDAVEGPQGAEIMFPQLEELYVAHCGKIKASSGQQKVCPKLTLKAESPKLRVLEMQGSEEEMFLWIARNVTSLTNLKLQNCEGSETTTATAADNSLTQAMSAIEKWNHHDFPLADMELIGFKSGLIELCAWFVQLQCLCINDCAALVHWPEKEFQSLVSLRSLNIMSCEQLVGYAAEPSTTTSESSSQLLPRLESLKIYGCTSMVEVFRLPASLRKMTIRDCAKLRSIFSRRLQQQGQPSASSIVQGSPPVYSEVLPCLEEIDIRGCDGLTGALDLPPSLKHISVYRCGGLRSVESHSGEFPSLEGLSIGLCETLSSLPDGPRAYPSLRVLKVYDCPGMKRLPACLQQHLGSLEGVTLDAHHQGPILSKPRTWINGICRG, from the coding sequence ATGGCAGAGCTGGTGGCCACCATGGTGGTCGGGCCATTGCTCTCAATCGTGAAGGACAAGGTGTCCAGCTATCTGCTTGACCAGTACAAGGTGATGGAGGGCATGGAGGAGCAGCACAGGGTGCTCAAGCGCAAGCTGACGGCCATCCTGGACGTCATCGATGACGCCGAGCAGACTGCATCCCACAGAGCAGGGGCCAAGGCTTGGCTCGAGGAGGTCAAGAGGGTGGCCTACGAGGCTAACGGGGTCTTCGACGAGTTCAACTACGAGGCACTCCGCCGCGAGGCCAGGAAGAACGGGCACTATGGCGAGCTTGGCTTCAATGCAGTAAAGCTCCTCACCACCCACAATCGTTTTTCGTTCCACGACAGGATGGGGAAGAAGCTGTGCAGGATTGTGCAGGCCATCGAAGTCCTTGTGGCTGAGATGAACACCTTTGGGTTTAAGTATCAGCAGCAAGCACCAGAGTCCATGCGGTGGAGGCAGATGGACCATGTTATCTTTGATCCAAAGAAAATCATCAGCAGATCGAGAAGCCGAGATACTAAGAATATTGTTGGTACACTACTTGGTCAAGCCAACAATGCGGATCTCTCAGTCGTTCCCATCGTTGGAGTAGGGGGCCTAGGCAAGACCACCTTGGCGCAGCTAATTTACAATGAACCTGAAATTCAGAAGCATTTCGAGTTGCTGATCTGGGTTTGTGTCTCTGACAGCTTTGATGTGGATTCCCTGGCTAAAAGAATAGTTGCATTTCATCTAGAAAAAGATGTAGTTGAAGCAGCAGCTTCCAAGAAAAGCCCACTGGATAGTCTTCAAGACGTACTAAGCGGACATAGGTACCTCCTTGTATTGGATGACGTCTGGAACCGAGAAAGTGATAAGTGGGAAAAGCTCAAGGACCGCCTTACACATGGTGCCAACGGCAGTGTGGTTCTGACAACTACTCGTGATGAAGGAGTCGCAAAAATAATGGGTACAGTTAAACCCTATAATCTCGCAGCTTTGGAGGATAACTTCATAAAGGAAATTATCGAGACAAGAGCATTCAGTTTGCAGAAGGAAGAAGAAAGGCCTGCTGTGCTAGTTAATATGGTTGATGAGATCGTGAAGAGATGTCGTGGCTCTCCTTTGGCTGCAACAGCACTGGGCTCTGTGCTGCGTACAAAGACCAGTGAAGAAGAATGGAAGGCTATATCAAGCAGAAGCAACATTTGCACCGAGGAGTCTGGAATTTTACCAATACTCAAGCTCAGCTACAATGAGTTGTCATCGCAGATGAAGCAGTGCTTTGCTTTCTGTGCTGTTTTCCCCAAGGATTACGAGATTGATGTGGATAAACTGATCCAACTATGGATTGCACATGGCTTCATCCAGGACAACAAAGAAGTTAGTCCTGAAACCATTGGCAAACGGATTTTCAGCAAGCTGGCCTCAAGTTCATTCTTTGTGGATGTGAAGCAAGGAAAAGCCACATCCTATGAACGCATGGTGGGGGGTAGTTATTACAAACGTACATGTAAAATCCATGATCTTATGCATGATGTTGCGCTGTCTACAATGGAGAATGAATGTGGTTTTGCACCCGAGGAACCAAATCGGATTGAGTGGCTTCCAGATACAGCTCGCCACTTACTTTTGTCTTGTGAAAAACCAGAAATTGTTTTGAATGATTCTCTGGCAAGAAAATCTCCAGCTATTCAGACACTTCTGTGTGATAGTTATATGGAACACCCACTGCAGCATTTATCAAAATATAGCACCTTGAAGGCACTACAGCTCCATACGCAGAGAAGTCCATTCCCCTTAAAATCAAAGCATCTTCATCACCTAAGGTACcttgatctctcaagaagtgatttTGAAGCACTTCCTGAAGATATAAGCATTCTATATAACCTGCAAACATTGAAAATCTCTGGCTGTCAAGAACTGTGTCGGCTTCCAAGACAAATGAAGTATATGACTGCCCTCCGTCACCTCTATAGTCATGATTGTCCAAAGATGAGCAGCATGCCTGGTGACCTCCGGAAACTCATGTCCCTTCAGACGCTTACGTGTTTTGTAGCAGGCCGTACTAGCTCTGAGTGCAGCAATGTTGGAGAGTTGCAGCATTTAAATCTTGGTGGTCAGCTAGAGCTAAATCAGCTAGAGAATGTGACAGAAGAAGATGCAAAAGCAGCAAATCTCGGAAAGAAGAAGGAACTCCGAGAACTGACATTAAAATGGACTATTGGTTCTAGGGATGATGCAAGGGTGCTTGAGTGTGTCAAGCCTCATGGTGGCCTGCAGTCTCTAAGGATAGAATCCTACGGAGGCACCACATTTCCAACATGGATGGCTATGTCGCTAAACATGGTTGAAATCCATCTTTCCTACTGTAAAAACCTACAATGGCTATTCAGTTCTGGTGCATCCTTCAGTTTTCCAAATCTGAAGGAGTTCACACTTCGAGGTCTGGAATGTTTGGAGGGATGGTGGGAATCAAGTAACATGGAACAAGGAAAAGAGGTAGTATTTCCTCAGCTTGAGAAGTTGCATATTCTTGACTGTGCAAAGCTGACAACATTACCAGAAGCAACACTGCTTGGTGAATCTTACGGTAGAATGGAACGGTCAGCATTTCCTATGTTGAAGGTTCTCGAATTGAGATACTTGAGGAGCTTTGAGAGATGGGATGCAGTCGAAGGACCTCAAGGAGCAGAGATAATGTTTCCTCAGCTTGAGGAGTTGTATGTTGCACACTGTGGAAAAATCAAAGCATCATCAGGACAACAAAAGGTTTGTCCAAAGCTGACATTAAAAGCTGAATCACCAAAGCTACGTGTTTTAGAGATGCAGGGCAGTGAGGAAGAGATGTTCCTGTGGATAGCTAGAAATGTGACTTCACTGACCAATCTGAAGCTGCAGAACTGTGAAGGCTCGGAAACAACCACGGCAACAGCGGCTGATAATAGTTTGACACAAGCGATGAGCGCCATCGAGAAATGGAACCATCACGATTTCCCTCTGGCAGACATGGAGTTAATTGGCTTCAAGTCAGGCTTAATCGAGCTATGTGCATGGTTTGTACAGCTCCAATGCTTGTGCATCAATGATTGTGCCGCACTTGTCCACTGGCCAGAGAAAGAGTTCCAAAGCTTGGTATCCTTGAGGAGTCTAAACATTATGTCCTGCGAACAACTGGTTGGATACGCAGCCGAGCCATCAACAACAACATCAGAATCCTCGAGTCAGCTCCTGCCACGCCTGGAATCTCTCAAGATATATGGCTGTACGAGCATGGTAGAGGTCTTCAGACTCCCCGCGTCCCTGAGGAAGATGACGATTCGCGATTGCGCGAAGCTCAGGTCCATATTCAGCAGGAGGCTGCAGCAGCAGGGACAACCATCAGCATCATCGATCGTTCAAGGCTCACCACCTGTATATTCAGAGGTGCTCCCATGCTTAGAAGAGATAGACATACGTGGCTGCGACGGATTAACAGGGGCCCTTGATCTTCCCCCATCCCTCAAGCACATCAGCGTTTATCGGTGCGGTGGGTTGAGGTCAGTGGAATCTCACTCGGGAGAGTTCCCGTCGCTGGAGGGCCTCTCCATCGGGCTCTGCGAGACCCTGTCATCCCTACCGGATGGCCCGCGAGCGTACCCGTCTCTCAGAGTGCTCAAGGTCTACGACTGTCCTGGTATGAAGAGGCTCCCTGCTTGCCTGCAGCAACACTTAGGTAGCCTTGAGGGGGTAACTCTAGATGCCCATCATCAAG